In the genome of Mucilaginibacter sp. 14171R-50, the window CACACCATTTATTATATACCACACTGCCGGGTTGGGCGCAATCATTAGGCGTCGTTTTTTCAATAATGCTGATAGCGCCCAGTTGGGGCGGTATGATCAATGGCCTGCTAACCTTGCGCGGCGCCTGGGACAAAGTACGTGATGACGTGATCCTGAAATTTATGGTGGTTGGCCTAACCGCTTACGGTATGGCAACGTTTGAAGGGCCTATGCTATCATTGAAACAGATCAACAGTATTGCCCACTTCAGCGATTGGATAGTAGCTCATGTGCACGTAGGCGCTCTTGGCTGGAACGGCTTCCTCACTTTTGCCATACTTTACTGGCTAATACCGCGCATTTATAAAACAGAGCTATACTCAAAAAAGCTGGCCTCGTTTCACTTTTGGATAGGCACGTTAGGCATCATTTTTTACGCAGTGCCAATGTATTGGGCCGGATTTACCCAAAGCCTGATGCTCAAAGAGTTCACGGCGGAAGGGATGTTAAAGTACCCCAACTTTTTAGAAACCACCTTAAGGATCATCCCCATGCATGTGATGAGATCGATAGGCGGGGGCATTTACCTGCTGGGGGTAATTGTAATGGCCTATAACCTGATCAAGACCGCGAAACAGGGTAGCCTGGTGGCTAACGAAGCCGCCCAGGCAATGCCGCTGGAGCCGGCACATAGCGTTGCCCAAGAAACAGCCTGGCACCGTCGACTTGAGCGCAGGCCCATACAGTTTATGATCTTGTCGCTAATTGTGATCTTAATCGGTTCGGTGATCGAACTAATGCCAACCCTAACCATATCATCTAACATACCCACGATAGCAAGCGTAAAACCGTATACGCCGCTTGAGTTGCAGGGGCGTGACATTTACATCAGAGAAGGGTGCTCTAATTGCCATTCGCAAACGGTTAGACCGTTCCGGTCTGAAACGGAACGCTATGGCGAATATAGCAAGGCGGGCGAATTTGTTTACGACCACCCTTTCCTTTGGGGCTCCAAAAGGACCGGACCAGACCTGGCCCGCGAAGGTGGCAAGTATGGTGATGCCTGGCACTATAATCACCTGACGGATCCGCGGTTGATGTCGCCCGGCAGTATCATGCCTGAATACGGTTGGCTGCTTACACAAAAGCTGGATACAGCAACAACAGCCGCCAAGATACGCGCAATGCAAACCTTAGGGGTACCGTACCCGCAGGGTTATGAAAAGGTCGCCAACGCAGATCTGGAAAAGCAGGCGAAGGAGATCGCTGATAATTTAAATACCGACCATATTAAGGTTAAAAAAGATAAAGAAATCATTGCGATCATCGCTTACCTGCAAAGGCTGGGCACCGATATTAAAGTCAGTAAAACCGAAAAAAATAAATAACGTCATGTTTAAACAATTCACCGAAAATGTCTCTGGTCATCAGGTTTATTTGCTTTCTTCATTAGGCAT includes:
- the ccoN gene encoding cytochrome-c oxidase, cbb3-type subunit I; this encodes MQPEKFYYDNKIVRNFGIATVVWGIIGMTVGLIAAIQLYQPGANLHNQFTTFGRIRPLHTNAVIFAFVGNAIFMGVYYSLQRLLKARMFSDLLSNIHFWGWQLIILSAVITLPLGLTTSHEYAELEWPIDIAITIIWVVFGWNMFGTIIKRRERHLYVAIWFYIATFVTIAVLHIVNSFELPVSAFKSYMVYAGVQDALVQWWYGHNAVAFFLTTPYLGMMYYFLPKMANRPIYSYKLSILHFWALIFIYIWAGPHHLLYTTLPGWAQSLGVVFSIMLIAPSWGGMINGLLTLRGAWDKVRDDVILKFMVVGLTAYGMATFEGPMLSLKQINSIAHFSDWIVAHVHVGALGWNGFLTFAILYWLIPRIYKTELYSKKLASFHFWIGTLGIIFYAVPMYWAGFTQSLMLKEFTAEGMLKYPNFLETTLRIIPMHVMRSIGGGIYLLGVIVMAYNLIKTAKQGSLVANEAAQAMPLEPAHSVAQETAWHRRLERRPIQFMILSLIVILIGSVIELMPTLTISSNIPTIASVKPYTPLELQGRDIYIREGCSNCHSQTVRPFRSETERYGEYSKAGEFVYDHPFLWGSKRTGPDLAREGGKYGDAWHYNHLTDPRLMSPGSIMPEYGWLLTQKLDTATTAAKIRAMQTLGVPYPQGYEKVANADLEKQAKEIADNLNTDHIKVKKDKEIIAIIAYLQRLGTDIKVSKTEKNK